From Sceloporus undulatus isolate JIND9_A2432 ecotype Alabama chromosome 6, SceUnd_v1.1, whole genome shotgun sequence, one genomic window encodes:
- the TMEM102 gene encoding transmembrane protein 102 isoform X3, which translates to MGGGGPAPCTPEPQVRQVNGKKRRERRKEEAGKKEDRAKEEEVICGPFIHLPDTTKPIIPQKTPSPGEDMASPLSPEDHWTPKPAPAKPLTDLDFRSGERIEELNQLIQEYEARNLGTIRDAPELHQARDHVFSLLGLVHKSDRKLPQVNQYLILSGGVQDGTVNINLGHLDPLSPGSDYDAAFTLLVPVLNAAGVPVTLDMKQSPPGHTRFSLRPFEVKTSGLWSECCLGNEDDLAADRVAEWFFHAFATCVKDERVEKRGCITSVIVSARSLRILYDIIPVVALKGWPEVARPWLTQAHFWDGKLKDEDVAGGFYLLPSSGADWRLAFSSFSGHLSLSPAEIGTQECTGTLNFLPDPGN; encoded by the exons ATGGGAGGAGGAGGCCCCGCCCCCTGCACACCTGAGCCACAGGTAAGGCAGGTGAATGGGAAGAAacggagggaaaggaggaaggaggaagctggCAAAAAGGAGGATagagcaaaggaagaggaggtcATCTGTGGACCCTTCATCCACCTTCCAGATACTACAAAACCCATCATCCCCCAAAAAACTCCCTCTCCAG GGGAGGACATGGCATCACCCCTTTCTCCGGAGGACCACTGGACCCCGAAACCGGCTCCGGCCAAACCTCTGACGGATCTGGATTTTCGTTCCGGGGAGCGGATTGAAGAACTCAACCAACTCATCCAGGAATATGAAGCCAGGAATCTGGGCACGATCCGGGATGCGCCCGAATTGCACCAGGCCAGGGACCACGTTTTCTCCTTGCTGG GTTTGGTCCACAAATCTGACCGGAAGCTTCCACAGGTCAACCAGTACCTGATTCTGTCTGGCGGGGTGCAAGACGGCACCGTTAACATCAACCTGGGCCACCTGGACCCACTTTCTCCTGGTAGTGACTATGATGCCGCTTTCACCCTCCTGGTGCCTGTCTTGAATGCAGCCGGGGTCCCTGTGACTTTGGACATGAAGCAAAGCCCACCGGGCCACACGCGGTTCAGCCTCCGGCCCTTTGAGGTCAAGACCTCTGGCCTTTGGTCAGAGTGTTGCCTGGGCAATGAGGACGACCTGGCCGCCGACCGGGTTGCCGAATGGTTCTTCCATGCTTTCGCCACTTGCGTCAAAGACGAGAGGGTGGAGAAGCGCGGCTGCATCACCTCAGTCATCGTTTCTGCCAGGTCCCTCCGCATCCTCTACGACATCATCCCTGTGGTGGCCTTGAAAGGTTGGCCAGAAGTGGCCCGACCGTGGCTAACTCAGGCCCACTTCTGGGACGGCAAGTTGAAGGACGAAGACGTGGCCGGTGGCTTCTACCTCCTGCCATCCTCCGGAGCGGATTGGCGCCTGGCCTTCTCG
- the TMEM102 gene encoding transmembrane protein 102 isoform X1 encodes MGGGGPAPCTPEPQVRQVNGKKRRERRKEEAGKKEDRAKEEEVICGPFIHLPDTTKPIIPQKTPSPGEDMASPLSPEDHWTPKPAPAKPLTDLDFRSGERIEELNQLIQEYEARNLGTIRDAPELHQARDHVFSLLGLVHKSDRKLPQVNQYLILSGGVQDGTVNINLGHLDPLSPGSDYDAAFTLLVPVLNAAGVPVTLDMKQSPPGHTRFSLRPFEVKTSGLWSECCLGNEDDLAADRVAEWFFHAFATCVKDERVEKRGCITSVIVSARSLRILYDIIPVVALKGWPEVARPWLTQAHFWDGKLKDEDVAGGFYLLPSSGADWRLAFSVSELHLRQILPLPLAWAFRATVAILGCGRPLKGVGPYHLFTLALWSCERLPSSYLSREENAAHAMLGLLDHLLASLVERRLPSYFLPEWNLLEGLSRQALGSLAHEVAHARAQPSQYLRQAVEKAKETKRLTKAFRDQNSASVAP; translated from the exons ATGGGAGGAGGAGGCCCCGCCCCCTGCACACCTGAGCCACAGGTAAGGCAGGTGAATGGGAAGAAacggagggaaaggaggaaggaggaagctggCAAAAAGGAGGATagagcaaaggaagaggaggtcATCTGTGGACCCTTCATCCACCTTCCAGATACTACAAAACCCATCATCCCCCAAAAAACTCCCTCTCCAG GGGAGGACATGGCATCACCCCTTTCTCCGGAGGACCACTGGACCCCGAAACCGGCTCCGGCCAAACCTCTGACGGATCTGGATTTTCGTTCCGGGGAGCGGATTGAAGAACTCAACCAACTCATCCAGGAATATGAAGCCAGGAATCTGGGCACGATCCGGGATGCGCCCGAATTGCACCAGGCCAGGGACCACGTTTTCTCCTTGCTGG GTTTGGTCCACAAATCTGACCGGAAGCTTCCACAGGTCAACCAGTACCTGATTCTGTCTGGCGGGGTGCAAGACGGCACCGTTAACATCAACCTGGGCCACCTGGACCCACTTTCTCCTGGTAGTGACTATGATGCCGCTTTCACCCTCCTGGTGCCTGTCTTGAATGCAGCCGGGGTCCCTGTGACTTTGGACATGAAGCAAAGCCCACCGGGCCACACGCGGTTCAGCCTCCGGCCCTTTGAGGTCAAGACCTCTGGCCTTTGGTCAGAGTGTTGCCTGGGCAATGAGGACGACCTGGCCGCCGACCGGGTTGCCGAATGGTTCTTCCATGCTTTCGCCACTTGCGTCAAAGACGAGAGGGTGGAGAAGCGCGGCTGCATCACCTCAGTCATCGTTTCTGCCAGGTCCCTCCGCATCCTCTACGACATCATCCCTGTGGTGGCCTTGAAAGGTTGGCCAGAAGTGGCCCGACCGTGGCTAACTCAGGCCCACTTCTGGGACGGCAAGTTGAAGGACGAAGACGTGGCCGGTGGCTTCTACCTCCTGCCATCCTCCGGAGCGGATTGGCGCCTGGCCTTCTCGGTGAGTGAGTTGCACCTGCGGCAGATTCTCCCATTGCCGTTGGCTTGGGCTTTCCGAGCCACGGTGGCCATCTTGGGCTGCGGCCGTCCATTGAAAGGCGTGGGGCCGTACCACCTCTTCACCTTGGCCCTGTGGTCGTGCGAGCGGCTTCCGAGCAGCTACCTCAGCCGGGAGGAAAACGCCGCCCACGCCATGTTGGGCCTTTTGGACCACCTCTTGGCTAGCTTGGTGGAAAGGCGGTTGCCCAGCTACTTCCTCCCCGAATGGAACCTTCTGGAAGGGCTTTCCCGGCAAGCCCTGGGGAGCCTGGCTCATGAGGTGGCCCATGCCAGAGCCCAGCCTTCCCAGTATCTCCGCCAAGCGGTGGAAAAGGCGAAGGAAACCAAGCGGCTAACCAAAGCCTTTAGGGACCAGAATTCAGCATCTGTGGCCCCCTAA
- the TMEM102 gene encoding transmembrane protein 102 isoform X2 → MASPLSPEDHWTPKPAPAKPLTDLDFRSGERIEELNQLIQEYEARNLGTIRDAPELHQARDHVFSLLGLVHKSDRKLPQVNQYLILSGGVQDGTVNINLGHLDPLSPGSDYDAAFTLLVPVLNAAGVPVTLDMKQSPPGHTRFSLRPFEVKTSGLWSECCLGNEDDLAADRVAEWFFHAFATCVKDERVEKRGCITSVIVSARSLRILYDIIPVVALKGWPEVARPWLTQAHFWDGKLKDEDVAGGFYLLPSSGADWRLAFSVSELHLRQILPLPLAWAFRATVAILGCGRPLKGVGPYHLFTLALWSCERLPSSYLSREENAAHAMLGLLDHLLASLVERRLPSYFLPEWNLLEGLSRQALGSLAHEVAHARAQPSQYLRQAVEKAKETKRLTKAFRDQNSASVAP, encoded by the exons ATGGCATCACCCCTTTCTCCGGAGGACCACTGGACCCCGAAACCGGCTCCGGCCAAACCTCTGACGGATCTGGATTTTCGTTCCGGGGAGCGGATTGAAGAACTCAACCAACTCATCCAGGAATATGAAGCCAGGAATCTGGGCACGATCCGGGATGCGCCCGAATTGCACCAGGCCAGGGACCACGTTTTCTCCTTGCTGG GTTTGGTCCACAAATCTGACCGGAAGCTTCCACAGGTCAACCAGTACCTGATTCTGTCTGGCGGGGTGCAAGACGGCACCGTTAACATCAACCTGGGCCACCTGGACCCACTTTCTCCTGGTAGTGACTATGATGCCGCTTTCACCCTCCTGGTGCCTGTCTTGAATGCAGCCGGGGTCCCTGTGACTTTGGACATGAAGCAAAGCCCACCGGGCCACACGCGGTTCAGCCTCCGGCCCTTTGAGGTCAAGACCTCTGGCCTTTGGTCAGAGTGTTGCCTGGGCAATGAGGACGACCTGGCCGCCGACCGGGTTGCCGAATGGTTCTTCCATGCTTTCGCCACTTGCGTCAAAGACGAGAGGGTGGAGAAGCGCGGCTGCATCACCTCAGTCATCGTTTCTGCCAGGTCCCTCCGCATCCTCTACGACATCATCCCTGTGGTGGCCTTGAAAGGTTGGCCAGAAGTGGCCCGACCGTGGCTAACTCAGGCCCACTTCTGGGACGGCAAGTTGAAGGACGAAGACGTGGCCGGTGGCTTCTACCTCCTGCCATCCTCCGGAGCGGATTGGCGCCTGGCCTTCTCGGTGAGTGAGTTGCACCTGCGGCAGATTCTCCCATTGCCGTTGGCTTGGGCTTTCCGAGCCACGGTGGCCATCTTGGGCTGCGGCCGTCCATTGAAAGGCGTGGGGCCGTACCACCTCTTCACCTTGGCCCTGTGGTCGTGCGAGCGGCTTCCGAGCAGCTACCTCAGCCGGGAGGAAAACGCCGCCCACGCCATGTTGGGCCTTTTGGACCACCTCTTGGCTAGCTTGGTGGAAAGGCGGTTGCCCAGCTACTTCCTCCCCGAATGGAACCTTCTGGAAGGGCTTTCCCGGCAAGCCCTGGGGAGCCTGGCTCATGAGGTGGCCCATGCCAGAGCCCAGCCTTCCCAGTATCTCCGCCAAGCGGTGGAAAAGGCGAAGGAAACCAAGCGGCTAACCAAAGCCTTTAGGGACCAGAATTCAGCATCTGTGGCCCCCTAA